GCTGTCGGCCCTTGGTATCTCTCTGTGCCCGCACGGGTGTTCTGTACGGTCATCCGCGGCACACCGTTGTTGTTACAGATCTGGCTGCTTTACTACGGGCTAGGCTCGCTGTTTCCACAGTTCCCCTGGATCCGCTCTAGCGAGCTATGGCCCTATTTGCGCCAGGCCTGGCCTTACGCGGTGCTGGCGCTCACACTCTCCTACGCAGGCTATGAGGGCGAAGTAATGCGTGGAGCTTTCTCAGGTGTGGCCAAGGGTCAGCTGGAGGCTGCAAAAGCTTACGGGATGCCCCGGGCCACAATGTTCCGCCGTATCTGGCTGCCACAGGCCGTGCGCAACGTGCTGCCGACACTTGGCGGCGAAACCATCCTACAGCTGAAGGCAACACCACTTGTTGCTACGATTACGGTATTGGACA
This window of the Phaeobacter porticola genome carries:
- a CDS encoding ABC transporter permease; translation: MNLLKPLMQPHRIVLLALFLGLIAWCALTMRWDWIPTYAPLALEGLWTTIWILIVTTILGFALAVPLGLAQAVGPWYLSVPARVFCTVIRGTPLLLQIWLLYYGLGSLFPQFPWIRSSELWPYLRQAWPYAVLALTLSYAGYEGEVMRGAFSGVAKGQLEAAKAYGMPRATMFRRIWLPQAVRNVLPTLGGETILQLKATPLVATITVLDIYAVSSRVRSDTFIVYEPLLLLALVYMVIAGLITLAFRRFENQVPNRR